One window of the Dreissena polymorpha isolate Duluth1 chromosome 5, UMN_Dpol_1.0, whole genome shotgun sequence genome contains the following:
- the LOC127830955 gene encoding uncharacterized protein LOC127830955, with the protein MRRKQSNPKKIIKHRGLYSPTALHNAYLKVKDSGLPVRTVAKQYGVPHTTLWDRVKGVIDPECLKPGPAPLFSQEEEVKLVDHVKTMAALGYGYTISEVVASATNYAVFLGKRPNDKPLSVKWFKGFQQRWPELRVVRPRALSNYRAKATSEANVHEYFNNLMSVVEKHDLHNKPECVYNIDEKGIQTEHTPPFIISGTLKAPAVTSSRSCVTTIIGCGNALGTQLPPFFVFKGKRLNADLLQGSTQGSSGCMSDSGWSNSAVFLHYMDTHFLRYVQRVDKSQPILVLLDGHKSHINVPVLDWAKKNNIILFILPAHTSHVLQPLDVGCFGPLQKIYNSMCHRFIRENPSTKITRYNVAPLGSAAYVAALSVENLRSAFKKSGVFPVDESAVSKEHFTTSLPYVAAPSVPEINKNMHERNPDVFFYEAEVVINKKKEFNNAKKKNNILEFTSGKEITDPIIEQKLRERAETTNEQKNKQQTEQSNKHSKLMPTKETVSQTRNKQLKKKQSTKQHTYPEPGPSHLNTDVESSEDDDETCCVCSLFQPKELANCVSLIFVKWAKCDFDNCSHWVHLQFCTATNVVRRNDPFYCPCHNIAEE; encoded by the exons atgcgccgaaaacag tctAATCCTAAGAAGATAATTAAACACAGAGGTCTTTACTCACCAACAGCTCTTCACAATGCATACCTTAAAGTAAAAGACAGTGGCTTGCCAGTAAGAACTGTTGCAAAACAGTATGGTGTTCCTCATACTACACTATGGGACCGTGTGAAAGGGGTTATTGACCCTGAATGCCTCAAACCCGGACCAGCTCCACTCTTCTCTCAGGAAGAAGAGGTCAAACTAGTTGACCATGTCAAGACAATGGCTGCCCTTGGGTATGGTTATACCATCAGTGAAGTTGTAGCAAGTGCTACAAACTATGCAGTGTTCCTTGGTAAAAGGCCAAATGATAAACCTttgtctgtgaaatggtttaaggGTTTCCAGCAGCGATGGCCTGAGTTGCGAGTTGTTCGTCCGAGGGCACTGTCCAACTACAGAGCTAAAGCCACATCAGAGGCCAATGTTCATGAATATTTCAACAATTTGATGAgcgttgttgaaaaacatgacctccACAACAAACCTGAGTGTGTCTATAACATTGACGAAAAAGGTATCCAAACAGAGCATACCCCACCATTCATAATAAGTGGCACATTGAAGGCACCAGCAGTTACTTCGTCAAGGTCCTGCGTTACAACAATAATTGGATGTGGAAACGCATTAGGCACACAGCTTCCaccattctttgttttcaaagggAAACGCCTGAATGCAGATCTGTTACAAGGGTCTACACAAGGGTCATCAGGGTGTATGTCTGACAGTGGCTGGTCAAATTCAGCTGTGTTTTTACACTACATGGACACCCATTTCCTCAGATATGTGCAAAGAGTGGACAAGTCACAGCCTATCCTTGTTCTGCTTGATGGTCATAAAAGCCACATAAATGTTCCAGTGCTGGATTGGGCAAAGAAGAATAACATTATTCTATTCATCTTACCGGCCCACACAAGCCATGTCCTTCAACCCCTTGATGTGGGTTGTTTTGGACCCCTTCAAAAAATCTACAACTCCATGTGTCACAGATTTATCAGAGAAAATCCCTCTACAAAAATAACAAGGTACAATGTTGCTCCTCTTGGATCTGCTGCATACGTAGCAGCATTGTCTGTGGAAAATCTTCGATCTGCCTTCAAGAAATCAGGTGTTTTTCCTGTTGACGAGTCAGCTGTTAGCAAGGAGCATTTTACCACTTCGCTACCATATGTTGCTGCACCATCTGTTcctgaaatcaacaaaaacatgcatgaaagAAATCCTGATGTTTTCTTCTATGAAGCAGAAGTTGTCATTAACAAAAAGAAAGAATTCAacaatgcaaagaaaaagaaTAACATTCTTGAATTTACATCTGGCAAAGAAATAACAGATCCGATAATTGAACAGAAACTCAGGGAAAGAGCTGAAACAACAAATGAACAGAAAAACAAGCAACAAACTGAACAATCCAACAAACATTCGAAGCTTATGCCCACAAAAGAAACAGTTTCACAAACAAGGAAcaaacaactgaaaaaaaaacaatcaacaaaacaacacactTACCCAGAGCCTGGACCCTCCCATCTAAACACTGATGTTGAATCCtctgaagatgatgatgaaacttGTTGTGTATGCAGCCTCTTTCAGCCAAAAGAACTTGCTAACTGCGTATCATTGATATTTGTAAAGTGGGCCAAGTGTGACTTTGATAACTGTAGCCACTGGGTGCACTTGCAGTTTTGCACAGCCACAAATGTTGTTAGGAGAAATGACCCGTTCTATTGTCCTTGCCACAATATTGCAGAggaatag